One Filimonas effusa genomic window carries:
- a CDS encoding alpha-2-macroglobulin family protein: protein MKATFLFALTFVCFIFCACTNKKQLVKVNPAFSQYINAYSAGVVSKKSTIRIQLAADAATTHTLNENIKEALFSFSPAVEGNAYWTDARTIEFKPAKELKPDELYEVNFRLDKVMKVPGDYKEFKFNIQTIKPAFEVQENGLRALNKTEMSFSGQIITADVEEGAKVEKMLQVAVNGSAAKITWQHNDPNKTHGFVITPINRSNNAGNLSLQWDGSAINARQKDSKDIAIPAIGDFKVLDIKAVQAEEQYALVQFSDMLAIGQTLDGLINISNQEELSYTILGSEVKVYSSGKLDGDYTVAVHPGIRNQWEEKLETAFSANVFFENRLPSVKIYGRGEILPNSTGKLVLPFDAINLKAVDVSIIKIYENNILQFLQRNNLDGEQELRRVAKPLVQATIKLDNDPSLNLHRKNRFSLDIDKYVKTEPGAIYRVFIGFKPEYSLYTCQQVTDDKKENNEEEDYDYYYGDDENNVDEDDAFWRRYDTYYPYGYNWEQRDNPCSRSYFNKERFASRNILATNIGLTAKRNNNSLFVAVNNILSTDPMGEVELKVLDFQQQVIGSGTTDKDGLALLPITRRPFLLIAKKGEEKSYLKLDEGNTLPLSRFDVDGAEVKNGIKGFIFGERGVWRPGDSLFLSCIIQDKDHQLPDGHPVEMELVSPRGQLYKRMVQPNAGDGFNVFKTATDVDAPTGNWLCKVKLGGATFEKRLKIETVMPNRLKIDLDFGGIEALGKNANVNATLSARWLFGATAENLKARVDAQLYKKPTSFPKFKDYVFDNPTSSFTTQSKTIFDGALSAEGKAAINPAFESGEQAPGQLLANLVVKVFEPGGNFSIDNVAMPFNPYASYAGIRIPEGDKTWGYLQTGKTHRLDIADVDTRGNAMPGTSTLKIELYKIQWRWWWDHSGGDLTNFTQDSYNKLVKEETIAITNGKGGYDIKIGAENWGRYLVLVRDLRSGHTTGKTFYADDYGWQSRGDNSNASAAAMLSFTADKEKYQAGDKITLTIPSSAGGRALISIENGSKVLKTHWVKTEKGQTHFSFTAEKEMAPNIYANVSLLQPHAQTVNDRPIRMYGVLPITIEDKNTYLKPVIKMADVIRPEQPVNITVSEANGKKMSYVIAIVDEGLLDLTRFKTPDPHSAFFAKEALGVKSWDLYDEVIGAWGGQLERILTIGGDGEGELASKTRRANRFKPVVQFLGPFSGSGKTHQFKLPSYMGSVRAMVIAAGDPGKGLAYGMAEKSVTVKKPLMLLATLPRVLGPLEEVKIPVTVFATENHIRNVNLSIKSNPFIEASGTQTVSFAGTGERQVYFNARVKANTGIGNFTITASSGNEQTVYETEIDIRNANPYTTQVTEGTVQSGQNWNNTVAIIGAGNTSKAVVEVSSLPAMNLQKRLSYLVNYPHGCVEQTTSSAFPQLVLGQLLELNETQKRDIDRHVKVAIQKLQNFQAPDGGFSYWPGYGNSDEWGTNYAGHFLLEAQARGYNVPSQLLQQWRSYERSKAAGWNVTSAAWYGTDLTQAYRLYLLALAKAPETGAMNRLKEFKFLTPEAKWRLAAAYHLAGQTKVALQLISGLPVSFPARTTPGATFGSSLRDQAMVLETLTQMGRKGEADQLVRQIASQLSQETWYSTQTTAYSLIAIAKYSGANSNGQKIKATISINGKSTTINSNSPVTQTAVNWQNGKGQVQLSNKGNNVLYVRVINQGQPLATTPVPVNNNPAVLQVNVSYLTSSGQSIDPTAIKQGTDFVAKVTVTNPGQRGMYSNMALAQIFPSGWEILNTRLYNSEGSYKSSPSSYMDIRDDRVYHYFDLRQGESVTYYVQLNAAYPGKYYWPGVYCEAMYDYTLSGGVEGKWVTVTE from the coding sequence CCTGGCAACATAACGATCCCAATAAAACGCATGGCTTTGTTATTACCCCCATCAACCGCAGTAACAACGCCGGCAATCTTTCGCTGCAATGGGACGGCAGCGCCATCAACGCCCGGCAAAAAGACAGCAAGGATATCGCCATTCCTGCCATCGGCGATTTCAAGGTGCTTGACATTAAAGCGGTGCAGGCCGAAGAGCAATATGCACTGGTACAGTTCAGCGATATGCTTGCCATAGGACAAACACTCGATGGCCTCATCAACATCAGCAACCAGGAAGAATTGAGTTATACTATATTGGGCAGCGAAGTGAAGGTGTATTCCTCCGGCAAACTCGACGGCGATTATACCGTAGCGGTGCACCCCGGCATACGCAATCAGTGGGAAGAAAAATTAGAGACAGCTTTTTCCGCCAATGTTTTCTTTGAAAACAGGCTTCCCTCCGTTAAAATTTATGGCCGCGGCGAGATCCTGCCCAACAGCACCGGCAAACTGGTTTTGCCTTTCGATGCCATTAACCTGAAGGCAGTAGACGTTTCCATTATAAAGATCTATGAGAACAATATACTTCAATTCCTGCAACGCAACAATCTCGATGGCGAGCAGGAACTACGCCGTGTAGCCAAACCGCTGGTACAGGCTACTATTAAACTCGACAACGATCCGTCATTGAACCTGCATCGTAAAAACCGCTTCTCGCTCGACATAGATAAATATGTAAAAACCGAACCCGGCGCTATCTACCGCGTGTTCATAGGCTTTAAGCCCGAATACTCGCTGTATACCTGCCAGCAGGTTACGGATGACAAAAAAGAGAACAATGAAGAAGAGGACTACGATTATTACTATGGCGACGATGAAAATAATGTAGATGAAGACGATGCCTTCTGGCGCCGTTACGATACCTATTATCCTTATGGTTATAACTGGGAACAACGCGACAATCCCTGCTCCCGCAGTTACTTCAACAAAGAACGTTTTGCCAGCCGCAATATCCTGGCCACCAATATTGGCTTAACAGCCAAACGCAATAACAACAGCCTGTTTGTTGCCGTAAACAACATCCTCAGCACCGATCCCATGGGCGAGGTAGAACTGAAGGTGCTCGATTTCCAGCAACAGGTGATAGGCTCCGGCACTACCGACAAAGACGGGTTGGCGCTGCTGCCCATTACACGCAGGCCTTTCCTGCTCATAGCTAAAAAAGGAGAAGAAAAAAGCTATCTCAAATTAGACGAAGGCAACACACTTCCGCTGAGCAGGTTCGATGTCGACGGTGCTGAAGTAAAAAATGGCATCAAAGGATTCATCTTCGGAGAGCGTGGTGTATGGCGCCCCGGCGACAGCTTGTTCCTGAGCTGCATTATACAGGACAAAGACCACCAGTTACCCGATGGACATCCTGTTGAAATGGAACTGGTATCGCCACGCGGACAACTTTACAAACGGATGGTACAACCCAATGCCGGCGATGGTTTCAATGTATTTAAAACCGCAACCGATGTTGACGCCCCTACCGGCAACTGGCTTTGTAAGGTAAAACTTGGCGGCGCTACTTTCGAGAAAAGACTGAAGATTGAAACGGTGATGCCCAACCGCCTGAAAATAGACCTCGACTTCGGCGGCATCGAGGCGTTGGGTAAAAATGCAAATGTAAACGCCACACTCAGCGCCCGCTGGTTATTTGGCGCCACTGCCGAAAACCTGAAAGCACGCGTAGACGCACAGCTGTATAAGAAACCCACCAGTTTTCCCAAGTTCAAAGACTATGTATTCGATAACCCTACCAGCTCTTTTACCACGCAAAGCAAAACCATTTTCGATGGTGCTTTAAGTGCAGAAGGAAAGGCCGCCATCAACCCCGCCTTTGAAAGCGGCGAGCAGGCGCCCGGCCAGTTGCTGGCCAACCTGGTGGTGAAAGTATTTGAGCCAGGCGGTAACTTCAGTATCGATAATGTTGCCATGCCTTTTAACCCTTATGCTTCTTATGCAGGCATACGCATTCCTGAAGGCGATAAAACCTGGGGTTACCTGCAAACAGGCAAAACACACCGGCTCGATATCGCCGATGTTGATACCAGGGGTAATGCCATGCCAGGCACCAGCACGCTTAAAATAGAATTGTATAAAATTCAATGGCGCTGGTGGTGGGATCATTCCGGCGGCGACCTTACCAACTTTACACAAGACAGTTATAACAAGCTGGTAAAAGAAGAAACCATTGCCATTACCAATGGTAAAGGCGGTTACGACATCAAGATCGGCGCTGAGAACTGGGGCCGTTACCTGGTACTGGTTCGTGATTTACGCAGCGGGCATACGACGGGTAAAACCTTCTATGCCGATGACTATGGCTGGCAAAGCAGGGGCGATAATTCCAATGCCTCGGCAGCAGCAATGTTATCGTTTACGGCAGACAAAGAAAAATACCAGGCGGGCGATAAAATTACGCTCACCATTCCAAGCAGTGCCGGCGGACGTGCGCTCATCAGCATTGAAAACGGCAGCAAAGTATTAAAGACGCATTGGGTAAAAACGGAAAAGGGACAAACCCATTTCTCCTTCACCGCGGAGAAGGAAATGGCGCCTAATATTTACGCCAACGTGAGCCTGTTGCAACCACATGCTCAAACCGTCAACGACCGCCCTATCCGTATGTATGGCGTATTACCCATTACCATAGAAGATAAGAACACCTACCTGAAACCGGTTATAAAGATGGCTGATGTTATCAGGCCGGAGCAGCCGGTGAATATCACCGTATCGGAAGCAAACGGCAAAAAGATGAGTTATGTTATCGCCATCGTCGACGAAGGGCTGCTCGATCTTACCCGTTTTAAAACGCCTGATCCGCATAGTGCCTTCTTCGCCAAAGAAGCGCTGGGTGTGAAAAGCTGGGATTTGTATGATGAAGTGATAGGCGCATGGGGCGGACAGCTGGAAAGGATCTTGACCATAGGTGGCGACGGCGAAGGGGAGCTGGCTTCCAAAACAAGAAGAGCCAACCGCTTCAAGCCGGTAGTGCAATTCCTCGGCCCCTTCTCCGGCAGCGGCAAAACACACCAGTTTAAACTGCCATCGTATATGGGTAGCGTAAGAGCTATGGTCATTGCTGCGGGCGACCCGGGCAAAGGCCTTGCCTATGGCATGGCCGAGAAAAGCGTTACGGTGAAAAAGCCGCTGATGTTATTGGCAACCCTGCCACGGGTGCTTGGCCCGCTTGAAGAGGTTAAAATACCCGTTACTGTTTTCGCAACAGAAAACCATATCAGGAATGTTAACTTAAGCATTAAGAGCAATCCGTTCATTGAAGCCAGCGGCACACAAACGGTAAGCTTCGCAGGAACAGGAGAACGCCAGGTGTACTTCAATGCAAGGGTAAAAGCAAATACAGGTATCGGCAATTTCACCATTACCGCGTCGAGTGGTAACGAGCAAACCGTTTATGAAACAGAGATCGATATCCGCAATGCCAACCCCTATACCACACAGGTAACTGAAGGTACGGTACAGTCTGGTCAGAACTGGAACAACACCGTCGCTATTATCGGCGCCGGCAATACTTCCAAAGCCGTTGTTGAAGTATCGAGCCTTCCTGCCATGAACCTGCAAAAGCGGTTAAGTTACCTGGTAAACTATCCGCACGGTTGTGTGGAACAAACGACCTCATCGGCATTCCCGCAACTGGTGTTGGGACAATTACTGGAATTGAATGAAACGCAAAAACGCGATATAGACAGGCATGTAAAAGTTGCCATCCAGAAGCTGCAGAATTTCCAGGCGCCTGATGGCGGCTTCAGCTACTGGCCGGGTTATGGCAACAGCGATGAATGGGGTACCAACTATGCAGGTCATTTCCTGCTCGAAGCGCAGGCCAGGGGATATAATGTACCCAGCCAGCTCCTGCAGCAATGGAGAAGTTATGAGCGCAGCAAAGCAGCCGGGTGGAATGTTACTTCTGCCGCCTGGTATGGCACCGATCTTACACAGGCTTACCGCCTGTACCTGCTGGCATTGGCCAAAGCACCGGAAACAGGGGCCATGAACCGCTTAAAAGAATTCAAGTTCCTGACGCCGGAAGCCAAATGGCGGCTCGCAGCAGCTTATCACCTTGCAGGACAAACAAAGGTGGCGTTACAACTCATCTCCGGTTTACCGGTGAGTTTCCCGGCAAGAACAACACCAGGCGCTACTTTCGGCAGCAGCCTGCGCGACCAGGCGATGGTACTGGAAACCTTAACGCAAATGGGACGTAAGGGAGAAGCCGACCAGCTTGTTCGCCAGATAGCTTCACAGCTATCACAGGAAACCTGGTACAGCACGCAAACAACTGCTTACTCCCTTATCGCCATCGCGAAGTACAGCGGCGCCAATTCCAATGGACAAAAAATAAAAGCAACCATCAGCATCAACGGCAAGTCCACCACTATCAACAGCAACAGCCCGGTAACGCAAACTGCTGTCAACTGGCAAAACGGGAAAGGACAAGTGCAGTTAAGCAACAAGGGGAATAATGTATTATACGTGCGTGTGATTAACCAGGGACAACCGCTGGCAACCACTCCGGTACCTGTAAATAATAACCCCGCCGTATTACAGGTGAATGTAAGCTACCTCACCAGCAGCGGCCAGTCCATTGATCCAACAGCCATCAAACAGGGAACAGACTTTGTTGCCAAAGTAACTGTTACGAACCCTGGCCAGCGTGGCATGTACAGCAACATGGCGTTAGCACAGATCTTCCCCAGTGGATGGGAAATATTGAATACCCGCCTCTATAACAGCGAAGGCAGTTATAAATCGTCCCCTTCGTCTTATATGGATATCCGTGATGACAGGGTATATCATTATTTCGATCTTCGCCAGGGCGAATCGGTGACTTATTATGTACAGCTGAACGCGGCTTATCCCGGTAAATACTACTGGCCTGGCGTATATTGCGAAGCTATGTACGACTACACGTTAAGTGGCGGCGTAGAAGGCAAGTGGGTAACGGTAACTGAATAA